Proteins from one Ipomoea triloba cultivar NCNSP0323 chromosome 1, ASM357664v1 genomic window:
- the LOC116025247 gene encoding uncharacterized protein LOC116025247, with translation MSNLTNLEFVGLDISGKNYLSWVLDVEMHLNAKGLGETIKENNDASIQDRAKAMIFIRHHLDQGLKDEYLTVKEPSELWKNLKERYDHQRTVILPKARYDWLHLRLQDFKTVSEYNSAMFKISSQLLLCGEKITDDDMLEKTFSTFHASNMVLQQQYREKGFTKYSQLISCLLVAEQNNELLLKNHEARPTGSIPFPEVNSVSNNNNAKGHGRGHSRRRGNGRYRGYNPGSGQNRRGGYNSKNKNYHRKGESSGAKHDKDKRENYSKRTESICYRCGMTGHWERVCHISKHFVDLYQASLKGKANIESNNVFMEDDFVDRRRFC, from the coding sequence ATGTCAAACCTTACAAATCTTGAATTTGTGGGACTTGATATATCTGGAAAAAATTACCTGTCATGGGTATTAGATGTTGAAATGCATCTAAATGCAAAGGGTCTCGGTGaaactattaaagaaaataatgatgCCTCGATTCAAGATCGAGCAAAGGCAATGATTTTCATTCGCCATCACCTTGACCAAGGGTTGAAAGATGAATATCTTACTGTGAAAGAACCCTCTGAACTCTggaaaaatttgaaagaaagaTATGACCACCAAAGGACAGTAATTCTCCCAAAAGCCCGTTATGATTGGCTTCACTTGCGTTTGCAAGATTTTAAAACTGTGAGCGAATATAATTCTGCTATGTTTAAAATAAGCTCTCAGTTGTTGTTATGTGGGGAGAAAATCACTGATGATGATATGCTTGAAAAAACCTTCTCTACTTTTCATGCATCGAATATGGTGCTACAACAGCAATATAGAGAGAAGGGTTTTACTAAATATTCCCAGTTGATTTCATGTCTTCTGGTGGCTGAACAAAATAATGAGCTGTTGTTAAAAAACCACGAAGCACGTCCTACTGGCTCAATCCCATTCCCCGAGGTGAATAGTgtgtctaataataataatgctaagGGCCATGGCCGTGGCCATAGCCGTAGACGGGGAAATGGAAGATATCGTGGTTATAATCCTGGTAGTGGACAAAATCGTCGCGGTGGTTACAattccaagaataaaaattaCCATCGAAAAGGAGAAAGTAGTGGTGCAAAACATGATAAGGACAAACGTGAAAATTATTCCAAACGTACTGAAAGCATATGTTATCGTTGTGGCATGACTGGCCATTGGGAGCGCGTTTGTCATATATCAAAGCACTTTGTGGACCTCTATCAGGCATCCCTGAAAGGAAAAGCAAATATAGAGTCCAACAATGTTTTTATGGAAgacgattttgttgacagaaGACGATTTTGTTGA